One genomic segment of Chitinophaga sancti includes these proteins:
- a CDS encoding DUF6140 family protein, whose amino-acid sequence MALFKATVKSSRTVNGVRLEKGMTVDFPSQYSSPLITNGGKEVIDAFMRRYGVDIKKANAVSSVYIEVVKIS is encoded by the coding sequence ATGGCATTGTTTAAAGCTACTGTTAAGTCATCAAGAACTGTGAATGGGGTGCGATTAGAAAAAGGAATGACGGTTGATTTTCCTTCTCAATATAGTTCACCTTTAATCACAAACGGAGGTAAAGAAGTAATTGATGCGTTTATGCGTAGGTACGGTGTGGATATTAAGAAAGCTAATGCGGTCAGTTCGGTTTATATTGAAGTTGTTAAAATCAGCTAA
- a CDS encoding ABC transporter ATP-binding protein has translation MTWKILRRFLSYLKGYWKKEVLLLLLMLISSLGGLASPYILKIIIDQAFPSHNYQLLVQVLVVLTGIYVVRIAAAFWSDYLYSWVSTHIVMDIRQDLFRRFIHMPMQYYLKNKTGDIVYRIHNEVDSIQYILTNSMLRLLNNVLTIIGLIVALCWLNYKLFLLSALVFPLIFFSLFYFTPRIRKTVEKWRKNESDLLGYFSECFQNIRLVKSFNAQAHEEKRLFKKSYLLTETTLENTIFVSLNRNVLTFFIALGPVIVLWWGGREVLLSGMTTGTLVAFMQYLMRLYSPATDMFSLHSDMVRASVSMKRIAEVLDYPSHIEEYEERKQLVPGVVQEVSLEHVYFQYDDVAVLEDVSLKLEAGKKYALVGESGCGKSTVTDLICQFYKPGAGSITVNGRPMEEMNPYSWMDKVAVVNQESYLFHDGILENIKYGRNEIERDEEADEVMAKVGVNLQNENSKSLSGGQKQRIGIARALLKKAEVFILDESTSAMDSIGEREIFGNIKEFFEGKMLLLISHRVSSIMAMEVDEVICMRKGRIVERGGFEELCRRRGYFWELFRGQLEVMGERVEI, from the coding sequence ATGACCTGGAAAATACTACGCAGGTTTTTATCTTATCTGAAAGGTTATTGGAAAAAGGAAGTCTTGTTATTACTACTGATGTTGATCAGTAGTTTAGGTGGATTGGCATCTCCTTATATCCTGAAGATTATCATTGACCAGGCGTTCCCTTCACATAATTACCAGCTATTAGTGCAGGTGTTGGTGGTATTGACAGGGATCTATGTAGTGAGAATAGCGGCGGCTTTCTGGTCGGATTATCTATATTCATGGGTGAGTACGCATATTGTAATGGATATCAGGCAGGATCTTTTTCGCCGGTTTATTCACATGCCTATGCAGTATTATCTGAAGAATAAGACGGGAGATATTGTGTATAGGATACATAATGAGGTGGATAGTATTCAGTATATTCTGACCAATAGTATGCTGCGTTTGCTCAATAATGTACTTACCATTATTGGCTTGATAGTGGCGTTGTGCTGGCTGAATTATAAATTATTTTTACTTTCTGCGTTGGTGTTTCCGTTGATCTTTTTTTCATTGTTCTATTTTACTCCGCGTATCAGGAAGACGGTGGAGAAGTGGCGGAAAAATGAATCGGATCTGCTGGGATATTTTTCTGAATGTTTTCAGAACATAAGATTGGTGAAGAGTTTTAATGCGCAGGCGCATGAAGAAAAACGATTGTTTAAGAAGTCGTATTTACTGACAGAGACGACTTTGGAGAATACAATTTTTGTTTCGCTGAACAGGAATGTTTTAACTTTTTTTATTGCGCTGGGTCCCGTGATTGTGTTGTGGTGGGGAGGAAGAGAGGTATTGTTGTCAGGAATGACGACGGGGACTCTTGTGGCTTTTATGCAGTATCTGATGCGGTTGTATAGTCCGGCGACAGACATGTTCAGTTTGCATTCGGATATGGTGCGGGCTTCGGTATCTATGAAGCGGATTGCGGAGGTATTGGACTACCCTTCGCATATTGAGGAGTATGAGGAGAGAAAGCAGTTGGTACCCGGGGTAGTTCAGGAGGTGAGTTTGGAGCATGTTTATTTTCAGTATGATGATGTGGCGGTATTGGAGGATGTGTCTTTAAAGTTAGAGGCGGGTAAAAAGTATGCATTGGTGGGTGAGAGTGGGTGTGGGAAGAGCACGGTCACAGATCTGATTTGTCAGTTTTATAAGCCGGGGGCAGGGAGTATTACGGTGAATGGGAGGCCGATGGAGGAGATGAATCCGTATAGCTGGATGGATAAAGTGGCGGTGGTTAATCAGGAAAGTTATTTATTCCATGATGGGATATTGGAGAATATAAAATATGGGCGGAATGAGATAGAGAGGGATGAGGAAGCAGATGAGGTGATGGCGAAGGTGGGCGTGAATTTGCAAAATGAAAATAGTAAGAGTTTGTCTGGTGGGCAGAAACAGCGGATTGGGATTGCGAGAGCGTTGTTAAAGAAGGCGGAGGTTTTCATTTTGGATGAGTCGACATCGGCGATGGATAGTATTGGAGAGCGGGAGATATTTGGGAATATAAAGGAGTTTTTTGAAGGGAAGATGTTGTTATTGATAAGCCATAGGGTAAGTTCAATTATGGCGATGGAAGTGGATGAGGTGATATGTATGAGGAAGGGAAGGATTGTGGAGAGGGGGGGATTTGAGGAGCTTTGCAGGCGGAGGGGATATTTTTGGGAATTGTTCAGAGGGCAGTTGGAAGTGATGGGGGAAAGGGTGGAGATATGA
- a CDS encoding radical SAM/SPASM domain-containing protein, protein MQYLKSNFYNVLVPIEEEQQWLLYNTLNGGLEVLNDEEGKLLSSIQQVSIEEINASPFLSYLKGHDYLTDISEPERENFINNYRNGKKHLHVKETSSISLTIGTTITCNMGCPYCFEFEKPNKSLRGEENMDAIVNYLEDMVAKAPVDKWTTLGVVWYGGEPLVNAGAIEKLSPRFKAFCEKYGMTYEANIITNGLLLTEKVWKLLEENDVHHLQITIDGPEETHNKKRPLKNMKGENYKKILSNIAMAPDCMDITIRINVDKEIARRWDEFFTDLYNYGIWPHHFKNVHFAPSWLRPYAEITENAANDYLTNEEFFDDLQAFRLKQVQLYNKWAVTQGMKPAKLQWKLPALQNDCGTWVSPYNVVIDPQGYIQKCWETIHDASNHIHHVSEGFKPELFSKYEAYDKVSLNDICKNCQILPVCDKLPCAFEAIKEGKPVCSYWKEKLPGSLKDQYLMLKRHPETMAAPFNIKVINDGHTNK, encoded by the coding sequence ATGCAATATCTTAAATCGAATTTCTACAACGTACTTGTGCCTATTGAAGAAGAGCAACAATGGTTGTTGTATAATACGTTGAACGGTGGCCTGGAAGTATTGAATGATGAGGAAGGTAAGCTACTTTCAAGTATCCAACAGGTAAGTATAGAAGAAATAAATGCCTCCCCTTTCCTCTCCTATCTGAAAGGACATGATTATCTTACTGACATCAGTGAGCCAGAGCGGGAAAATTTCATCAACAATTACAGGAATGGTAAAAAGCATTTGCATGTAAAAGAGACATCCAGTATCAGTCTTACAATAGGAACAACGATTACATGCAACATGGGTTGCCCTTATTGTTTTGAATTTGAGAAGCCTAATAAATCACTTCGCGGGGAGGAAAACATGGACGCTATTGTGAATTATCTGGAGGATATGGTAGCAAAAGCTCCGGTAGACAAATGGACTACGCTTGGTGTGGTATGGTATGGTGGTGAGCCATTGGTCAATGCTGGTGCTATTGAAAAGTTAAGTCCGAGGTTTAAAGCGTTTTGTGAGAAATATGGAATGACATATGAAGCTAACATCATTACTAATGGTTTGTTACTGACTGAAAAGGTATGGAAGCTGCTGGAAGAAAATGATGTGCACCATCTGCAGATCACTATTGATGGTCCTGAAGAGACACATAATAAAAAGAGACCTTTGAAGAATATGAAGGGAGAGAATTATAAAAAGATCTTATCGAATATAGCGATGGCACCGGATTGTATGGATATTACTATCCGTATTAATGTGGATAAGGAAATTGCACGGAGGTGGGATGAGTTCTTTACTGATCTGTATAATTACGGCATCTGGCCTCATCATTTTAAAAATGTGCATTTTGCACCGTCGTGGTTAAGACCTTATGCAGAGATCACTGAGAATGCCGCTAATGATTACCTGACAAATGAAGAATTCTTTGATGATCTGCAGGCCTTCAGATTGAAACAAGTGCAACTGTATAATAAGTGGGCAGTGACACAAGGCATGAAGCCAGCGAAGCTACAATGGAAATTGCCGGCGTTACAGAATGATTGTGGCACATGGGTGTCCCCATATAACGTGGTAATAGATCCGCAGGGGTATATACAGAAATGCTGGGAGACTATTCACGATGCGAGTAATCATATCCATCATGTGTCAGAAGGTTTTAAACCAGAGCTATTCTCAAAGTACGAGGCGTATGATAAAGTGTCGCTGAATGATATTTGTAAAAACTGTCAGATCTTACCGGTGTGTGATAAATTGCCTTGTGCTTTTGAGGCGATTAAAGAGGGAAAACCTGTATGCTCTTACTGGAAAGAGAAATTACCGGGGAGTTTGAAAGACCAGTATCTGATGTTGAAAAGACACCCTGAAACAATGGCTGCTCCTTTTAATATAAAGGTGATCAATGACGGCCATACTAATAAATAA
- a CDS encoding S41 family peptidase has product MRTKFNWLYAFVAILCPNFLYAQWNAVYYKTTIIDTAYDIRADKSYSKNSAYPFPEYYYFYHINSINSAIDCSVALNKADFTTGKDEVLVLEKELGTQARLDSSNIAASTRFYTAGIQRYYIYFYSVQLHKWYRKTFEPSFQGFQIPATLAIKDWDKVVAGSTPDKDQLAITVVPANKDWKMIVGDLVIGNQVSYEYTANVPFFKGLTNNDEQEVFNLNSNIVHPIPGTVNGSGLPARIYIKGGEKEDKALLKKLLTACVENYPFYAEKKLSKVVVLKEMDAIFDSGKDYCTLVSALTQYVQITFDDMHFYLENKGKCPANSVALSKSPVRIMDIQKKYTIAANFDTVAYPFHLNDEVLAINGKPVQQVFDSLAHAKYGNTEISPVKTNLIISAILDRAPTDSSLLTVRHNGVITSSVIHYNKKYAIPDNFKPIQSEYRSYPNNIAYFRINAWEPAVYLQFINHLQDFKQASSLIIDLRGNGGGELSTAMQLYSAFINKPSLYFNYVDNAQQQKAVSILPQKDYQLSSVMPVVILGDAVTACASETFIKAMKQRGNTHYLATSPTPGSVASKYDIILPSSLIVHTNSIEYKSCYSNPQDIIETHGIKPDVTVNITRVEDLRPYNDKVMQEAIRYLSADKTGIAENRPKE; this is encoded by the coding sequence ATGAGGACCAAATTTAACTGGCTGTATGCCTTTGTGGCCATACTATGTCCAAACTTTCTGTATGCGCAGTGGAATGCTGTATACTACAAAACCACGATAATAGATACAGCGTATGATATCAGAGCTGATAAAAGTTATTCTAAAAACAGTGCATATCCATTTCCTGAGTATTATTATTTCTATCACATCAATAGCATTAACAGTGCGATTGATTGTAGCGTGGCATTGAATAAAGCTGATTTTACCACTGGCAAAGATGAGGTACTTGTATTGGAGAAAGAATTAGGTACACAGGCTCGCCTGGATAGCAGTAATATAGCAGCCAGTACGCGTTTCTATACAGCGGGTATCCAACGTTACTATATATATTTCTACAGTGTACAACTGCACAAATGGTACAGGAAAACATTTGAGCCATCGTTTCAGGGATTCCAGATACCTGCTACTTTAGCGATTAAAGACTGGGATAAGGTCGTAGCAGGCAGTACTCCTGACAAAGACCAGCTGGCCATCACTGTAGTGCCAGCCAATAAGGACTGGAAGATGATCGTGGGCGATCTTGTAATAGGTAACCAGGTTAGTTATGAATACACAGCCAATGTTCCTTTCTTTAAAGGCCTGACAAACAACGATGAGCAGGAAGTCTTTAATCTGAATAGCAATATTGTTCATCCAATACCTGGTACTGTGAATGGCAGTGGTCTTCCTGCGAGGATCTATATAAAGGGAGGAGAAAAAGAAGATAAAGCTTTATTGAAAAAATTATTGACTGCCTGTGTTGAAAATTATCCTTTTTATGCGGAAAAGAAATTATCAAAGGTTGTCGTGCTGAAAGAGATGGATGCCATCTTTGATAGCGGGAAAGATTATTGCACATTGGTAAGTGCGCTTACACAATATGTGCAGATAACATTTGACGATATGCACTTTTACCTGGAAAATAAAGGTAAGTGCCCTGCAAATAGTGTTGCCCTTTCGAAGAGCCCGGTAAGGATCATGGACATTCAAAAAAAATATACGATTGCTGCAAACTTTGATACTGTTGCCTACCCCTTTCATCTGAATGACGAAGTATTAGCAATCAATGGAAAACCAGTGCAACAGGTATTTGATAGTCTGGCACATGCGAAATATGGGAACACGGAAATTTCTCCTGTGAAAACCAATCTCATAATTTCAGCAATTCTGGATAGAGCACCGACAGACTCTAGCCTGCTTACGGTGCGACACAATGGAGTGATAACATCCTCCGTAATCCATTATAACAAAAAATATGCGATTCCAGATAATTTCAAACCCATCCAATCTGAATACCGTAGCTATCCCAATAACATTGCCTATTTCAGGATCAATGCCTGGGAACCTGCTGTTTACCTGCAATTCATCAATCATCTGCAGGATTTTAAACAAGCCAGTTCACTGATCATTGACCTGAGAGGTAATGGTGGTGGAGAGCTTTCTACGGCCATGCAGTTGTATTCAGCTTTTATTAACAAGCCATCACTTTATTTTAATTATGTTGACAATGCTCAACAACAAAAAGCTGTCAGTATTCTGCCACAAAAAGACTATCAGCTTTCTTCTGTGATGCCCGTGGTCATTCTGGGTGATGCAGTTACAGCCTGCGCATCTGAAACATTTATCAAAGCGATGAAACAGCGGGGAAATACCCATTACCTTGCTACGTCTCCTACACCCGGGTCTGTCGCTTCCAAATACGATATTATACTCCCTTCTTCGCTGATCGTGCATACAAACAGTATAGAATACAAAAGCTGTTACAGCAACCCGCAGGACATCATTGAAACCCATGGTATTAAACCAGATGTGACAGTCAACATTACACGTGTGGAAGACCTGCGTCCTTACAACGATAAAGTAATGCAGGAAGCTATAAGATATTTATCTGCAGATAAGACGGGCATTGCCGAAAACCGTCCAAAAGAGTAG
- a CDS encoding UPF0489 family protein, which yields MDKRAIPLFIIEEHHEAFYVWNYAAQQQLIPASHNSLLHVDEHSDMSAGRFKRTIYALNGHLEDIRKYTYSELRIDTFLSAAIVKGLIDKLCWVKQTHNGSTGEEIPMYVSSYNNEGKKLSIARMPAADENAPIHPFVFSRALVHEMPSMPNLLLDIDLDFFSCAGNPYRQQLLSIEVSQEQYDEYTSNPYHMLNYHFTRISADKKDNKCYFIINDYDEIYLDTTYVSEDVIRERIALFVSELQNKSITPNLITICRSRHSGYTPADQWEFIETMLITELNKIYALDAISYHSI from the coding sequence ATGGATAAGAGAGCTATTCCACTTTTTATAATTGAAGAGCACCATGAAGCATTTTATGTATGGAACTATGCTGCACAGCAGCAGCTGATACCGGCCTCCCACAATAGCTTGCTGCATGTGGACGAACATTCGGACATGTCTGCAGGAAGATTTAAACGCACTATATATGCGCTAAACGGACATCTTGAAGATATCAGAAAGTATACTTATTCTGAATTAAGAATTGATACATTTCTGAGTGCAGCGATTGTGAAAGGACTCATTGATAAACTTTGCTGGGTAAAGCAAACGCACAATGGTTCTACAGGTGAAGAGATCCCTATGTATGTCAGCTCTTATAATAACGAGGGTAAGAAACTGTCTATCGCCAGAATGCCAGCGGCTGATGAAAATGCGCCCATACACCCCTTTGTTTTTTCGAGAGCTCTTGTGCATGAAATGCCGTCAATGCCCAACCTGCTGCTGGATATAGATCTCGACTTCTTTTCCTGCGCAGGTAATCCATACAGACAACAGTTACTTTCCATAGAAGTCAGTCAGGAACAGTATGATGAATATACAAGCAATCCTTATCACATGCTGAACTATCATTTCACAAGAATATCAGCAGATAAAAAGGATAACAAGTGTTACTTCATCATTAACGACTATGACGAGATCTATCTTGATACCACTTATGTGAGTGAGGATGTGATCAGAGAGAGGATTGCCCTGTTTGTTTCTGAATTGCAAAATAAATCAATTACCCCCAATTTGATCACCATTTGCAGATCACGCCACAGTGGCTACACCCCGGCTGATCAATGGGAATTTATTGAAACAATGCTCATCACTGAACTCAATAAGATCTATGCGTTAGACGCTATTTCATATCATTCCATCTGA
- a CDS encoding outer membrane beta-barrel protein, producing MKILILPYVIPVFFYTANMKAQERKDSLPPPSPKDLKEVKITGRKQMIEMKKEKLIFHIANTVNENGFNAFDLLKKLPGVVVDNQNNIILLGSSATVMIDGRPVQLSAQQLSTLLKSMSSTQISDMEVISNPSAKYDASGAGGLINIVTKKNDKYGLNGTASTTFTYGLSPKYNNDLSLNYGNNRLNSFLNLTAANEQYNRKLTSDRTITQADDNTVYYSDNLNSDSKTNAYSLRTGVDYTINSKSTLGAMFSGNISRDRSDGITNTAIGVTPALIDSLLTSGIHGRVKSSNYSANANYRYKDTLGTTLTIDGSYLHFNYDNNTFQPNAFYTTDNKKIRDEDLRNVSSSGIDIYALKADYSVKLLKGLFEAGWKSSIVKAANDFSFYNVENGVDKMDTSQTNHFDYKENINAVYANYSKSYKRFSWQAGLRLEQTNSKGTLIPLQSNIKTENIRHYVNLFPSAMVSYDINKTNTFGLLYSRRIDRPNYQYLNPFETRMTILLYDRGDPFLVPQYTDKVSLMHIFNKFLTTSLNYSHTSNLLNQVIDTVDGSKIIYQRANLGTQRRVSIDISGSWTFFNWWNSYNSLNLYNNSLKGRQKSGIVDINVTSYSFYSQQTFTLPANLMVDVSCSIIGPFNYGTFKDDAMWKLDVGLRKKVLKNRGTITLNGLNIFNQMIIRAHLDYGGIRRYAEDRFENRFVKASFAWNFGNQKKQPRKWKSGAEDESKRAK from the coding sequence ATGAAGATCCTGATTTTACCCTACGTAATTCCTGTGTTCTTTTACACTGCCAATATGAAAGCCCAGGAACGAAAAGATTCTCTTCCTCCACCATCGCCAAAAGACCTGAAGGAAGTAAAGATCACAGGCCGTAAGCAAATGATTGAAATGAAGAAGGAAAAGTTAATTTTTCATATTGCAAACACTGTCAATGAAAACGGATTCAATGCATTTGATCTGCTAAAAAAATTGCCTGGTGTAGTCGTCGACAATCAGAATAACATCATATTGCTGGGATCTTCTGCTACAGTGATGATAGATGGCCGCCCTGTGCAGCTGAGTGCGCAACAGCTAAGTACACTATTAAAATCAATGTCCTCTACTCAGATAAGTGACATGGAAGTGATCAGTAATCCATCAGCAAAATACGATGCCTCCGGAGCAGGTGGACTCATCAACATTGTTACAAAAAAGAATGATAAGTATGGACTCAATGGTACTGCATCTACTACATTCACATATGGATTAAGCCCAAAATACAACAACGACCTTTCATTGAATTATGGTAATAACCGGCTCAACTCTTTCCTCAACCTGACTGCAGCCAATGAGCAATACAACCGTAAGCTCACTTCTGACCGCACTATTACACAGGCAGATGATAATACCGTCTATTACTCTGATAACCTGAATAGCGATAGTAAAACAAATGCTTATTCACTGCGAACAGGTGTTGACTATACCATCAATAGTAAAAGTACACTGGGGGCCATGTTCAGTGGCAACATCTCCCGTGATCGTTCAGATGGCATTACGAACACTGCTATCGGCGTTACGCCGGCATTGATTGATTCTCTGTTGACCTCTGGCATACATGGCAGGGTAAAATCCAGCAATTATTCTGCTAATGCCAATTATCGTTATAAAGATACTTTAGGTACTACGTTGACTATAGACGGAAGCTACCTGCATTTTAACTATGATAACAATACCTTCCAGCCGAATGCCTTTTATACCACAGACAATAAGAAGATAAGAGATGAAGACCTGCGAAACGTTTCTTCTTCCGGTATTGACATCTATGCACTAAAGGCTGATTATTCCGTCAAGCTCCTTAAAGGTCTCTTTGAAGCAGGTTGGAAAAGCAGTATTGTGAAGGCTGCCAATGATTTCAGTTTTTATAATGTGGAGAATGGAGTGGATAAAATGGATACTTCGCAGACCAACCATTTTGACTACAAAGAAAATATTAATGCTGTCTACGCAAACTATAGTAAATCATACAAACGGTTCTCCTGGCAGGCAGGTCTCCGATTGGAACAAACAAACTCAAAGGGAACCCTCATTCCATTACAAAGCAATATAAAGACGGAAAATATACGACACTATGTGAATCTGTTTCCTTCAGCAATGGTATCTTATGATATCAATAAGACCAATACATTTGGGTTATTGTATAGTCGCCGCATTGACAGACCCAACTATCAATATTTAAATCCATTTGAAACAAGGATGACCATCCTCCTGTACGATAGGGGAGATCCATTCCTTGTGCCTCAATACACTGATAAGGTGAGCCTGATGCACATATTCAATAAGTTCCTAACCACCAGTCTTAATTACTCCCACACCAGCAATCTGCTGAACCAGGTCATTGATACTGTGGATGGTTCAAAAATAATATACCAGCGTGCTAACCTGGGTACACAGCGCCGTGTGTCTATAGATATCTCTGGTAGCTGGACTTTCTTTAACTGGTGGAATAGTTACAACTCTCTCAACCTTTACAATAACAGTCTCAAAGGCCGGCAGAAGAGTGGAATCGTAGATATCAACGTTACCTCTTACAGCTTTTATTCACAACAGACTTTCACCTTACCTGCTAACCTGATGGTAGATGTTTCCTGCTCCATCATAGGACCATTTAACTATGGCACTTTTAAAGACGATGCCATGTGGAAGTTAGATGTAGGACTGCGAAAGAAGGTTCTTAAAAACAGGGGTACAATCACGCTGAACGGTCTGAATATCTTTAATCAGATGATTATTCGTGCTCATCTTGATTACGGTGGAATCAGAAGATATGCGGAAGACAGATTTGAAAACAGGTTCGTGAAAGCTTCCTTCGCATGGAACTTTGGCAATCAGAAAAAGCAACCCCGTAAGTGGAAATCAGGTGCGGAAGATGAATCCAAAAGAGCTAAATAG
- a CDS encoding tellurite resistance TerB C-terminal domain-containing protein: MANYQNPDKDVIDVSNIVNPADLRIPTQSNQPGPDQEPEYLQDIKLGKKYETRLNLNPDEIKWLNSFDCFRNAFNSIEGCEIAIVKLFLLTVKSLNKRLKKEESSLEQEITRIREKSLQSPEYFIGYDNTYIQQAAEAEAFYTIYKKAEAIVRTTWGHKRKISAEYTSYSTPAKDQFNSKLGPLVDEIVAYLQPTIGETDEQIELELNAATTTRWKDRMNEITATYSKDKTVTELYRLGTQNLRNPARENIYYEAARFLAPYDKPETLKFYLHYIYHDLKSPKFDQKELNKSIQKKLFTDESQLTEFLTIVNGLIKDQNLVRALTLVDKICQPKRRRIELDHEQIQMATQAHSITVETLNGYLQEEEVIFIPEPEKEPLPETATPLSPLQVEFLKLFPDDYQVSASDVEAFALGKGLFKNQLLDSINETCYEVLDDVLIEEDDDQYTINVNYYTQILS; encoded by the coding sequence ATGGCGAACTATCAAAATCCCGATAAGGATGTGATCGATGTTTCAAACATAGTCAATCCCGCAGATCTTCGAATCCCGACCCAGAGCAACCAACCCGGACCTGACCAGGAACCGGAATACCTGCAAGACATCAAACTGGGCAAAAAATACGAGACACGACTGAACCTCAACCCGGACGAAATTAAATGGCTCAATTCATTCGATTGCTTTCGCAACGCCTTTAACAGTATTGAAGGCTGTGAAATCGCCATCGTCAAGCTTTTCCTGCTTACTGTAAAATCGCTCAATAAACGCCTGAAAAAGGAAGAGAGCAGCCTTGAACAGGAGATCACCCGCATCCGGGAAAAATCCCTACAATCGCCCGAATACTTCATCGGCTACGATAATACTTATATCCAGCAGGCCGCCGAGGCAGAAGCCTTTTATACCATCTATAAAAAGGCGGAAGCCATTGTAAGAACCACCTGGGGACATAAACGTAAGATCTCCGCTGAATATACCAGCTACAGTACCCCAGCCAAAGACCAGTTTAACAGCAAACTAGGCCCTCTGGTAGACGAAATCGTGGCCTACCTCCAGCCTACCATAGGGGAAACGGACGAGCAGATTGAACTGGAACTAAATGCCGCCACCACCACCCGTTGGAAAGACAGGATGAATGAAATCACCGCCACTTATTCAAAGGATAAAACAGTCACAGAACTCTACCGCCTGGGAACGCAGAACCTGCGCAACCCCGCCAGGGAAAACATCTACTACGAAGCTGCCCGGTTCCTGGCACCATACGACAAACCAGAAACGCTTAAATTTTACCTCCATTATATTTACCACGACCTCAAATCGCCCAAATTTGATCAGAAAGAACTAAATAAATCCATCCAGAAAAAGCTCTTTACAGATGAATCCCAATTGACCGAATTCCTGACCATCGTCAATGGTTTGATCAAAGACCAGAACCTGGTAAGGGCATTGACCCTGGTAGACAAGATCTGCCAGCCTAAACGTCGCAGAATAGAGCTGGATCATGAGCAGATCCAGATGGCTACCCAAGCCCACAGTATTACTGTCGAAACTTTAAATGGTTACCTGCAGGAAGAAGAGGTCATATTCATTCCCGAACCGGAGAAGGAACCCTTACCCGAAACGGCAACCCCTTTAAGCCCGCTACAGGTGGAGTTCTTAAAACTCTTTCCTGACGACTACCAGGTGAGCGCAAGTGATGTAGAAGCATTTGCACTGGGAAAAGGTCTGTTCAAAAACCAGTTGCTCGACAGTATCAACGAAACCTGCTACGAAGTACTGGATGATGTGCTCATCGAAGAAGATGACGATCAATATACTATCAACGTTAATTATTATACACAAATACTCTCCTAA